Sequence from the Thermococcus nautili genome:
TGGAGAACAACGATTCGTGGCTTGTGCTGGGCGATGTTAGAAACCTGTCCGTGACATTGGGCGGTGGAAACCCGAGGAACCTCACCGTCATCTACTATCCGTTCCAGGTCTCGGCTTCCAACGGGAGCGCTCAGGCCAAATTGAGGGTCTTTGCGGTTCCCATCGGCTTTCCATCAACGGTTCAGTCCGGAAAAATCGAACTTAAACTGGTAACCTACTACGGAACCTGCAACAACGTTACATTTTTCTTTTGAAAGCCTCTCCCTTTGGGGCGGGGATGCAGTAAACCGCCCAACGAGCTTTAAATCATCGAAACCCTTAAATATCCTCCCGTTTAATAAGGCCTCGAAAAGGCCACCGTAAAACAACCCCTCTCGAAGGGGTTTCAAGTTATCCTCGCCCTTGGAGTGTTGACGCCGTGAGGGCGTCTTTCAATGACTGCCCGTTGTGGCAGTTAAAAACTCTAAGTGGTGGCCTCCAAGCCATAACCCCAATCCGCTTTGCGGTGAGGGGTAACGGGCCGAAGACCCGGCCCGCGGGCTGAACTGAAACCGGCGACGGGAGTATGTGATGGGCCCGCAAACCGAACCGCCCGTTAGCGAGGGGTTAACTCGTTGGAACCCTCGCCCTTCAGGGAGGGGAGGAGGTCAGCTTGGCAACTGGATTGAGGACCCGAAGGGCTGGCTGGTCGTGAAAACCGTGAACGTCACCGTCTGCCCACCCAAAACCTCTTAACTTTTTCCGCCTTCTCTTCCCCGGTGGTCGTGATGGAGGCTTTTGATAAGGAAGAGCTCACTATCATCCGGAAGTTTGAGCACATAGAGCACTGCCTCAAAAGGAACGTTCAGGCCCACGTGAGCAATGGTTTTGAGGACGTGCACTTCGTCCACATGAGCCTGCCTGAGATTGACAAGGACGAGATTGACCTGAGCGTCGAGTTCCTCGGGAGGCGCTTTGACTACCCGATTTTCATAGCGGGAATGACCGGGGGAACCAAGGGCTCCCAGCTCGCCGGGAGGATAAACAAAACCCTCGCGAAGGCCGCGCAGGAGCTCAACATACCGATGGGCGTCGGCAGTCAGAGGGCGATGATAAGGAAGCCTGAAACCTGGGAGAGCTACTACGTCCGCGATGTCGCTCCAGACGTCTTCCTTGTCGGCAACCTCGGGGCACCTCAGTTCTCCGAAACCATTCCGGAGCGCTACGGCATAGAGGAGGCCCTGAAGGCGGTCGAGACGATTGGGGCGGACGCTCTGGCAATACACATGAACCCCCTGCAGGAGAGCGTCCAGCCCGAGGGGGACACGCAGTACAGGGGTGTTCTCAAAGCTCTGGCGGAGCTCAAGGCGGAGTTTCCATACCCGATAATAGCAAAGGAAACAGGAGCGGGGGTTTCCAAGGAGGTCGCGGTCAGGCTTGAGAGCATTGGGATTGACGCGATAGATGTCGGCGGCCTCGGCGGGACGAGCTGGAGCGGCGTCGAGTACTACCGCGCGAAGGACGAGCTTGGCAGGAACCTTGCCCTCAGGTTCTGGGATTGGGGAATTAAGACCGCGGTAAGCGTCGCAGAGGTTCGCTACTCCACAGACCTGCCGATTATAGCCACCGGCGGAATGCGCGACGGGATAACGATGGCCAAGGCTTTGGCGATGGGTGCGACCTTTGCTGGAGTGGCTTTGCCCCTTCTCAAGCCTGCGATGAAGGGCGACGTCGAGGGCGTCATCAAAATCCTGAGGCGCTACATCGAGGAGATAAGGAACGCGATGTTCCTCGTCGGTGCCAGAAACGTCGAAGAGCTGAGAAGGGTCCCGCTCGTTATCACGGGCTTCACGAGGGAGTGGCTGGAGCAGAGGATTGACCTTCCAGGCTATCTGCGCGCCCGGTGAGAAAGGTGAAGGGTCTCCTTTCCCGCACATTTTCCTTCATTGAGGGCGTTCTCATAGTGCTAACGCCCCTGACGGCGGTTGCCGGCATAATCCTTTCCTTTTTAGCCTCGCTGTTCACGGTCTGGAAACCAGGAGAGGACGGGCCGGCTTTTCTGCTCGGGGCCGTATCGGGCTCGACCGTTGCCATCTCGCTCTGGGGGAGGGGCTGGTTCTCACTCTGGGGTTCCCTGGGGCTGATTCCTCTGGCTTTCGTCCTGACGGTTTTTGCCGGGTCGTTGCTCTCGCTGAAGTCGCCAAGATGATGCACACCTTTTTAAACCCTCGTTCAGAGTAATGCCCAACGCAGCCCCGCGCCTCAGGAGGGGCCCGGGGCGGGAGGATGATTGAGATGATAAAGGTCTACACAATCAGCGGTTACGAGGAAGTCGGCAAGAACATGACGGCCGTTGGCTACTCCGACGGCAGAAGGGAAGAGGTAGTGATAATAGACATGGGCATCATGCTCGACAGGGTGATGATTCACGAGGACACGAGCATCCAGAAGTTCTCCGACAAGGAGCTCCAGAAGCTCGGCGCGATTCCCGACGACAGGATTCTCTGGAAGAGTCGGAACAAGAAGGTCGTCGCAATAGCCCTCACCCACGGCCACCTCGACCACATCGGCGCGATAGCCAAGCTCGCCCCGCACTACCCCGACACGCCCGTCTACGGGACGCCCTACACGATTAAGCTCGCCAAGGGCGAAGTCAAGAGCGAGGAGTACTTTGAGGTCAAGAACCCGATGTACGAGACCGAGTTCGGTGAAATAGTCCAGGTGAGCGAGAACATCGCGATAGAGTTCATCCGCATCACCCACTCGATTCCGCAGGCGGCCATGGTGGCCATCCACACCCCAGACGGGATAGTCCTTCACACCGGCGACTTCAAGTTCGACAACAACAACCCGCTCGGCGAGAGGCCCGACTACAAGCGCCTCAAGGAGCTCGGGAAGGAGGGCGTCAAGGTTCTCATTGCCGAATCCACGCGCGTCGCGGAGCCGACGAAGACGCCGAGCGAGGCAGTGGCTCAAATGCTCCTCGAGGACTTCTTCCTCTACGAGGGCATGGATGAGAAGGGATTGATAGCGACAACCTTCGCGAGCCACATCTTCCGCCTCCAGGAGCTAATTTGGATAGCCAACAAGATGGGCAGACAGGCCGTTTTGGTTGGCCGCTCCCTCGCGAAGTACACGGGCATAGCGAAACAGCTTGGGTTGATAAAGATGAAGGGAGCAAGAGCCGTCAGAAGTCCCAACGCCGTCAGGAAGGTCCTCAAAGAGGTATCGCAGGCGAGGGAGAACTACCTCCTCATCGTTACAGGCCATCAGGGCGAGCCCGGAGCGGTATTGACCAGAATGGCGGACGGCGAGCTCTACGACATCGGCAAGGACGACACCGTCGTCTTTTCAGCCGGAACGATACCGAACCCGCTCAACTACGCCCAGCGCTACAAGCTCGAAACGAAGCTCAGGATGAGGGGCGTCAGAATGATTAAAGACCTCCACGTTTCCGGCCACGCAAGCAGGGAGGACCACCGCTACCTGATAAGGCTCCTCAACCCCGAGAACATCGTCCCGGCCCACGGCGAGTTCAGAATGCTCACCCACTACGCAGAGCTGGCCGAGGAAGAGGGCTACATGATTGGAAAGGACGTCTTTGTGTCGAGGAACGGCTACATTGTCGAGATTCCGTGAGGGCAAAGCTGATAAAGACTTTCCACTTTTTCCCTTTGATTGCTTTCATCGCTCACGGGGTGGTAGCATGGGAAAGTATGATGAACTCTTCGGCAGGGTTAAAACCATGGCGAAGGCCGTTGACGAGAAAATCTTTGAGCTCATCCCTGAGAGGGAGCCCAAAAACCTCTACGACGCGGCAAGGCATTACCCGCTCGCCGGTGGCAAGAGGGTTCGCCCCTTCGTCGTTCTCCGGGCAACGGAGGCCGTTGGCGGCGACCCAGAGAAGGCGCTCTATCCAGCGGCCGCGGTTGAGTTCATTCACAACTACTCCCTCGTCCACGACGACATAATGGACATGGACGAGTTAAGGCGCGGGAGGCCGACAGTCCACAAGGTCTGGGGCGTCAACATGGCGATTTTGGCAGGCGATTTGCTCTTCAGCAAGGCCTTTGAGGCGATAGCCAGGGCTGAGGTAAGCCCAGAGAAGAAGGCGAGAATCCTTGAGGTTCTCGTGAAGACCTCAAACGAGCTCTGCGAGGGTCAGGCGCTCGACATAGAGTTCGAGACGAGGGAAGAAGTGACCGTTGACGAGTACCTCAAGATGATTAGCGGTAAGACCGGGGCGCTCTTCGACGGCTCGGCAACGATAGGCGCAATCGTCGGCACTGAGGACGAGGAGTACATAAAGGCCCTCTCAAAATGGGGAAGGAACGTGGGAATTGCCTTCCAGATATGGGACGACGTGCTCGATTTAATAGCCGACGAGGAGAAGCTTGGAAAGCCCGTCGGAAGCGACATAAGGAAGGGCAAAAAGACGCTCATAGTCAGCCACTTCTTCCAGCACGCGAGTGAAGAGGACAAGGCGGAGTTCATGAAGGTCTTCGGCAAGTACGCCGGCGACGCCAAGGGTGACGCCCTCATTCACGACGAGAAGGTGAAGGAGGAAGTTGCCAAGGCCATCGAGCTCCTCAAGAAGTACGGCAGCATCGACTACGCCGCTCAGTACGCCAAGAACCTTGTGAAGGAAGCCAACGAGGCGCTCAAGGTTCTCCCCGAGAGCGAGGCAAGGAAAGACCTTGAACTCCTCGCCGAGTTCCTGGTGGAGAGGGAGTTTTGATGGGAGAGTTCCGGCTCTCCGATTATTCCTCTGACTTCCTTACCCTCTCCCTTCTGCTCCTCATAGGTTCTGCCTTTACGGTTCCATGGGTTGAAGTTTCGGTAAGCTCGCTCCGGGATTTTGTCTACTACCTCATCCTTCCCTGGGTCGTCGTAATACCTTTCCACGAGGGCCTTCACGCGCTCGTTGCCAGACTTTTCGGTGCGAGGGTGAGGTTCGGCGTCACAACCTTTGGAAAGCTCGTCGTCGCGCCCTACACTGCAGTTGAAACACCCCTAACCGCGAGACGCTTTATCGCCGTTACCCTTGCGCCGCTTTCCTTATCTCTCATCGCGCTCGCCCTTGCATGGCTACTCCGCTCAGACTTCTGGGCGCTCGTTTACGTCTTCAACACCGCGGGAATGGCGGGGGACTTCATCGTTATCCTCGCGCTCCTCGGACTTTCCCCAGACACGGAAGTAGTTGACCGCGGCGAGGCGCTCGTTTCCAGCTCGGGCACGCTGGAGCCCTATCCCCTGTGGGTTTCAAAGGCCCTTAGGGTTGTCCTCCTCGCGGTTCTGCTCGCAATCATCGCCCGCGCCCGAGTCGAGGTCGTTGTGGAGAACAGTCCGTAGATACTTTTAAATAGGTGAACATTCATACTTTGCTTGGTGGGGAATATGCGCGACGTCCAGAAAGTTGCTGGATTGTCCCTTTTGATAGTGCTCTTGTCGTTTTTGGTAGGCTTCCTTCTCGGCATTGATGCTGGAGGGCTCCTTCCGCTTGCACTCTACTTAACAGGACTCCTGCTGGGCTCACTTTTTGTTGCATTCGTTGCCTTCAGGCTCGGCGTTGGGCCGAGAGAACTCACAAAAACGGCCTTGATAGCTGTTCCGGTCGTTCTCGCTGCTGTGTTGGCACTGATAAGGTTCGCGGCTTCCTTCGTTGAAGCGCCGGCGTCGGGCCCCACCGAGGGCGACGGTTTCATGATAGTGTTGCTCTTCCTCCTGCTCCCGGCCGTTCTGCTGGGCCTCCTGGGGAGTCTTTTTGAGCTTTCCTTGTGGAGGCGGAACGGCAACCTCTCGGCCTGATGTTTCTGGTTTTCTCTTTTCAGCGCTTTGCAATCAGCCACCCGACCGGAGGATGCTCCGCCCCGGCCTTCCAATTTTCATAGGCTCTCCCCCACCTTCTCAAAAGCTCGGCGCGCTTTTCATCGTCTTCTACTCTCTCCACGTACTCGCGGGGAATATAGGCGAGGTAGTGTGGCAACTCGGGCTCGAACGTCCCGCTCTTGATTACCCTCCCTCCTGCTCGCTCAACGAGTTCGATGAGCTTTTCAAGCGTCGGGTAGTGAAGGTCGTCCTTCTCGCCGAACAACGCCTCAAAGATTTCCTCGCGCAGGTTGTAGAGTTCGAGGTGCGCCCTCTGCCTCTCGTTGTTCGCCACTGGAAGGCTCTCCGCGATGAATACCCGCTCCGAGACACGGAGCATTTCAGAGATGACCTTAACCATCGTTTCTTCGTTTTTCAGGCTCCTGACTCCGTGGACAAGAACCGCCAAGTCAAAGGCTCTGAACGGGAACGGTAGCTCCCGCGCGTCGAGCTTGAGCGGTATTATCTTGTGCTTTACCCCTGCTGATGTGGCAACTTCCTCGAAGAAGCGCCAGCGGGAGCGGTCAACGGCAACAACACGGCCTGTCTCACCGACGAGATAAGCGAGGGGAACGGTGGTTAGTGCGTGCGCACCACAGCCGACGAAACTTTGCCTGCGCAAAGTTTCATCAAAATTGGCATTCCTATTCTGAAGAGGCGCTAATGTTGTGGGGTTCAAGTTTCAAAGGCCATAGAGCATGGTTTTTACTGCGAATACAACGCCCGAAGGGCGTTAAAAAGAGTTAAAACCTAATGAAATTTCGCTTTCTTCTTTAAACCCCCTCTTCTTGCCCGGTTTGTCAAGACATGCAAACTTTGTGGTGGCAGTTAGTGAGTTGAATACTTTTGGTCAAACTTTTCTCCAGAAAAGTTTGCTCGGTGTGCAACCAGTCGGGTGGCAAAGGTGGCTCGTTTCGGGGCGGGATTTTTAAAAGAACTTCTCCCTTAAACGTTTCCTCGCTAACCGGCATGGACAACACCGAAAAGGGCTAAAGACGTTCTCTTTAAGGCGTTTTCGGAGAAAAGGTTTTATAAGTTGGGGGTGAATTAATACACGGCGAAAAATTTGTAGAAAAAGACAAAACCCTCACTCCACAAACACAGCCGGCTTCAACGGCATCGCGGCTTTCTTCTTTCCTCCCTTGTCCTCCTCGGGGTTGATTATCAGCTCGACGCCGAGTTCCTTCTCTATGAAGTCTTTGGCTTCCCTCAGCGCCTTTTCCTCGTCTATTCTTTTGACCTCGAAGGCCCTCTCCTTGATGAGCCTCTGTATCAGCTTGCTTATCTCCTTGCCGTGCTTCCTCATCTCCGGGTCCTTCATGAGCTCTGCCATCGCCGACTTGAAGTCCCTCTTCTCGGCGACGACCTCAACGACCCTCCACTTCCACTCCGGGGCGGTGTAGACGTAAACCCTGCTCGGGTTCTCTATCTTCGCAACGCGGATTATCTCCTTGACGTCCTCGATGAAGGCCTTGACGAACTCCTCTTCCGCCTCTACCGTCTCGTCCCACCACTCGGGAACGGGCTCTGGCCAGGGAGCGAGGCTGACGAAGCCCTCTCCGCCCAGCTTCTCCCAGAGCTCCTCGCTGATGTGTGGCGTAAACGGCGCCATGAGCCTGACCCAGACGTCGGCGAGCTTTCTCAATACAAAGCGCTTGGCCTTGTCGTCCCTTCCCTCGGTCCTCCTCAAATACCAGCGCAGGTCGTTGAGGATCGTGTAGAACGCCCACTGGACGGCGGTTCTCGTCCTGAACTCCTCAAGGGCCTTGGTGGTTCCCTCGATGGCCTTGTTGAGCCTGTGGAGCATCCAGCGGTCGATGTTCTTGAGCTCGGCTTCCTCGGCCTCGTAGCTTGAGAACTCGCTTATCAGCTCGTAGAAGCGCTCGACCTGCCTGCGGAGCTTTCCAACCTCCTTCCTGCGCCAGTCGAAGTCGCTGTCGTGCTCGGCGAGACCCATTATGTAGAGCCTCACAACATCTGCCCCGTTCTCCTCGATTGCGTCAATGAAGTTCAGCACGTTGCCCTTGCTCTTGCTCATCTTCTGGCCCTCGAGCGTTCCGAAGCCGTTTACGGCGATTCCCTTCGGCCAGTGCTCGCGCCTGAATATAGCCGTGTGGTTGAATATGAAGAACGTCAGGTGGTTCGGTATCAGGTCTTTGGCAGAGCAGCGCCAGTCGAGCGGGTACCAGTACTCGAACTCCTCTTTCATCTCGTGGATTGTCTCTGCCGGGATTCCGGTCTTTTCTTCAAGCTCCTTCTCGCGCTCCTCGCTGAAGTCCTCGCGGAAGATGTAGTCAAAGAACTCCCTCGTGAGCTTCTCGGGGTCGAGCCTGCCCTCCTCGCGGAGCTTGTTTATGTGCCTGCTTATCGTGTAGTAGGCCATGTAGATTGTCGAGTCGCTCAGGCTCTCGATGACCCACTCCGGGTCCCAGGGCAGGGGCGTTCCGAGGCCGACCTTTCTGGCACAGGCCTTCTTGTCGAGCCAGTCTATAACCGCCTCGAACTGCGCGCGCCTGCTCTCCGGGTAAATCGTCATGTTTGCCAAAGCTTCTCTCGCTTTCTCCTTCCACTCGGGGTTTCCGTAGTCTATGAACCACTGGTCGTGGATTATCTTGATGACCGCCTGGTTGCCAAAGCGCGAGATGACAGGCTTCTCCGCGAACTCGTACATTATCTCGGCAATGCCCTTCTCCATGAGCTCCTTGGCTATGAGGTCTTTTACCTCCTGGACCGGCTTGCCCGCGTAGGGCTCAATCTTGAAGCGCCCCTTGTGGTACTCGGCCTTGTATATGTTCTTGGTTGCTTCCTCGAGCTTTTCTTTGTCCTTCTGGCTCTTCACGCCGAGCCTCTCAACTTCCTCAACGGCCGGGAACTCACCGTAGCCTTCGAGCTCTATCAGCGAGATGTAGGTGATGTCCTCCAAGACGCGCGGGTCGATGTCAAACTTGAGGAGCAGTTCAGTTTCCTTCTTCAGGTCTTCAAGGGCTATGTGGTCGAAGGGGGCGTGAGCGGGAACGCTCATGACTACTCCAGTCGCGTTGTCGGGGTCAACGAACTCCGCCGGCAGAATGATGACCTCGTCGCCCGTTACCGGGTTCTTCACATACTTGCCGATGAGCTTCTCGCCCTTGAACTCCTCGATGACCTCTATCTCTCTGTCCTGGAAGGAGAGCTTGTAGGCCGCTTCCTTGCTGATTATCCAGGTCTCTTCCCTATCACCGCGCCTGACTTTGGCTTTGACGTAGGTGGCGTTGGGGTTCAGCCACATGTTGGTTACTCCATAGACGGTCTCCGGTCTGAGCGTCGCGGCCGGAAGGTAGATTTTCTCCCCGTTCTCCTCCAGGATGAACTTGATTATCACGTATTCGAGAATCTGGACGTCTTCACCCTCCATTATGTCGTGGTCGCCGAGGGGAGTTCCAACCACTGGGTCCCATCTAACCCTGTGGGCGCCCTTAACGACCAGCCCCATGTCCTTGAGCGTCCAGAACTGCCACTCTATGAACTTGCTGAAGGGCGGGAAGAGACTGGTGGTGTGGAACTCGCGCGTCCAGTCCACGCTGAAGCCGGCCCTTATGAATGTCTCCTTAGCGGCCTTCATGAAGTACTTGACGATTTCCTTCGGGTCCTCGAACTTCCAGAGAATGTCCTCGGGCACCTTGTAGACGTCGCGGTAGATGTGTATGGTCTTCGGGTCGCGGTTCTTTATCCTCTCGGCGATTCCGACTATCGGCGCGCCGGTGATGTGCCACGCCATCGGGAAGAGCACGTTGTAGCCCTGCATCCTCTTGAAGCGCGCTATGACGTCGGGAATCGTGTAGGTCCTCGCGTGGCCGACGTGGAGGTGGCCGGAAAGGTAGGGAAAGGCGACGGTTATGTAGAACTTCTTCTCCTTGGGCTTCGCGTTTCTGTCGGGCTCAAAAACCCTCTCCTCAAGCCAGCGCTTCTGCCACTTCTCTTCAATGGCCTTGAAGTCAACTTTCATGTCCAAGACCTCCTCAAGGTTTTTCCAAAAGAGCGGGAGTCCAGAATAGGGGGGTTATCGATGAAATCAGGCACCGATGTGATTCCAGCGGAGAAGACACTCCCCCCTCATCGGCATCGGTGCGAGTAACGGCTTTGGGTATTTAAGGTTTTTGGGCCCTAAAACTCTTAAGGGGTAACGTTGAGTTTCAATCATGCCTCAGGTCGTGGAAATCGAGTCAGTAATGCTGGCAGTAAGCCTTGTAACGTTTGGTTACCTCTTCGCAAGAGCATTACGCGAGAGGTCACCTGCGCTTCTCTCCGCTTCCTTTGGATGGGCTTTCCTGAGTTTCCATGTGTTCTTGAGAGTATCTGGATACCCCTCCCTTGCTGAGGCGTTTTTGTACTTCTTTGCCCTTGGGGTTTCTCTCTATGTGGTTATTCTTGTCAGGGAGATGTACCCTTCGAAAACAGCCCTCTTTGCTTTGTATCTCTTGACTCCAGTATCCCACGTGGTTTACCGGCTGATGGAGGTTATGGGATACCCTATCCCAAAGGGTGTTGGTGGTATCGCCAGCGATTCTGGTGTCATGTTGCTGGTTACCGCGTACATCGCGTACAGAACGTTTAAACGGCCCCTACTGTCCCTCTCAGTCGTTCCCGTTGCGGTTGTGTTTCTCGCTTACAAGGCGTTGCGCGGAACTCTAATTGGTTTCGGGCTCATGACCCTTGGGGCGCTTGTGTTCTCGATAGCAACGATTCGTGTTACGAGTTCCGGCCTCTTCAAGGGTGGGAGTGTTCCTGATGTCGAGGTGACCGGTCTCGTACTCGTTGAGAGCAGAAAACTGAAATCCATTCTCGATAAGTATAGTGAGTCCCCAATTCTGCTCATAACCCGGAGTGAGGGCAGTTTTCCCGGGGGATGGTCAGTTTTCAGAGTATCAACGGTGCCCTTTGAGAACTCAATATCACCAACGGCCCTTGAACGGCTTAGACATATCATAGTTCAGTATCTGGTTGAGGCCAAGAAAAGCGGGTCCCGGGGACTCGTGGTGATTGACTGCCTCGACTTTCTGCTCCTATACAACGATAGACTCGCTGTTCTAAAGTTCCTTGGGGATGTAAGAGACCACGCGATAGTTAATGATGGCGTTGTCTTTGTGGCACTCGGTGAATCCATAGACGAGCACACGAGACGGCTCATTGAAAAGCTGAGCGATGGGAGGGTCTAACAGTTTCATTAAGCGAGGTTCTAAAATTCGGTTATTCAATAGAAATGCTTAAATAATTCAAAGCACATTTAATTCTTGGTTACCTTGTATTGTCTTCGGACTCTTGGGAGGTGTTCTCAAGTGAAAGAAAAGTTCTTCCTCGTTTTTCTGATTTTGGCTGTCTTTTTTTCTAATGTTGTAGTTGGTGCGAACTATGTCTTTCCGTGGGTTAAACCGGGTGTCTATTTTACGTATTCCGCGATTACGAACACAACCGTTAACTGGACTGCCCCCCATGCTCCTTCAGTTCTTGTCATAATATACAATGTGAGCGGTGAGCCCGTTGGAATTTATTACAGGGGTAACGTCACTATGGCTTTTCTGATTCTCGATGTTTCTAGTGACATGGCCACGATTAAGCTGACGGTTTCAGGAGACGGGGTGGTGGTTAGAACTCTCGGAAACGTTACCCCCATTTGGAACGAGAAAGATATTGTCAATGTTGACACCTTTGGAAACCAATCCCTGATTTACTTGAAACGCCTTGAACTGGAAAGCATGTACCTAATAAACCTAACCACTGGATACGTATATGACCTAAGAGGAAACAGATACGGCAGAACACTGCTCTGGTATAACCCATACCTTAAACTTGGGGATTACCTGTTCACGAGTCCTGGAGGGTTAAACGTTACAGTATCAAAAATTGAGACCTTAAATGAGACGTTTCTTACCTTCTACCGCCCGTTTAGACCCCCAACGATTATTATCATGACGAGTCCCTTCAACGTTAAGATGGGCAATGCCCTCCAAGTTGGAGGAAAAGTAATGGCGTTTTACGACCCATCAACAGGGTTTCTGCTATCTTTCTTGGGTGTTGGGTGGGCGGATTTCCAGGCCTGCGGTTTTCTGACATTTATGGGCTCTACTAAGGCATTTCCAGAGGGGGATGGCCTAAAGCTTGGAGGCCTGCTTCTCAGCGACACCAACGCTGAAGCCGTTGGGAATAAGGTTCCCTACGAAACCTCTACCTCGCCTCTCCTCTATGTATATTTGCTCTCCGTTGCCGGTGCGATTATGGTTTCAACTAGGAGGTGAACTGATGAGGGCTCTGATTTCATGGGAGCTCAACAGGCCGCTGGTTGTGATGACGTTCTTTGCCGGACTTGTGATGGGTTTCATCTCGGTTCACTCGGATTATTTGAGCCCTTACTCTACTGTGCACGTTATCTCCGCAACTGCATCAGTTGAGTTATCTTCCTTCTCTCTCAGCGGTAACGCGTTCTGGCACGTGCTTAAATCTCTTCCGAGGGCGGGCTTTTCGGTTTACTCATTCCTGGTAATCCTTCTCGGAACGTTGATTTTCAGGCACGACAGGGACACCGGTTACGCGCTAACCCTCTACACTCTCCCCTACAAGAAGTCCAAAATATTCCTCGCAAAGCTGGTCTCTCTCCTGTTTCTCATAGTTATGATGCTTTACTTCCCGTTGTTCCTTTCGGTCTTTCTATCAAGCGCGACCGTTGCTGGACATATTCCCTTTATTCTCGACGAAGCCTTTTTCAAAACCCTTCTTTTGATAACCCTTGCACTAGTTTATGTTGCCACACTGACGGCTTTTCTTTCTATGGTCCTTAGGGGCATGTTTCCAACGCTTATCGGGAGCTATCTCATCGTTCATATATCAACCTCTATCGGTGGGGGTAAATTGCCTCCTTTCAGCCTTTTCATTAGGGCTACGGAGATTAACCCCTCTCTATTGGATTCATCGGTTGTCCTTCACGGTATCTTCCTTCCGCTCCTACTTATAATTCTGGGTGTAATCGCTTCCGAGAGGAGGGATGTTCTGTGAGGCTCGCCCTGGTTATATCGCTCTTTCTAATGCTTCTTCCGGGCCTAGCTTACCTCAACTATCGGGAATTTTCGGAAGATGAACACTTTATTGGTCCCCATTCGCTAACGCCTTCCACCTCAGCGAGCCTGAACTACATTGACTTCTACTTCCCCTCAAAGGCTCTAGCAGAAATAACATGTACCTCAGGCTCAGGAGAAATTTACATCGCTGATTCCCTTAAAAAAGAACCCTTGGCCAACTTTTCCTTCATTGGTACCCTCTCGGCTGAGTTCGTGGTTCCTCACGAGGGCAACTATGTGGTGTTCTATAAAGGAAGCGGGGAGACTCAGTGCATTATTCGATTCAAAAGACCCTATC
This genomic interval carries:
- a CDS encoding DUF7504 family protein; the protein is MPQVVEIESVMLAVSLVTFGYLFARALRERSPALLSASFGWAFLSFHVFLRVSGYPSLAEAFLYFFALGVSLYVVILVREMYPSKTALFALYLLTPVSHVVYRLMEVMGYPIPKGVGGIASDSGVMLLVTAYIAYRTFKRPLLSLSVVPVAVVFLAYKALRGTLIGFGLMTLGALVFSIATIRVTSSGLFKGGSVPDVEVTGLVLVESRKLKSILDKYSESPILLITRSEGSFPGGWSVFRVSTVPFENSISPTALERLRHIIVQYLVEAKKSGSRGLVVIDCLDFLLLYNDRLAVLKFLGDVRDHAIVNDGVVFVALGESIDEHTRRLIEKLSDGRV
- a CDS encoding ABC-2 family transporter permease is translated as MRALISWELNRPLVVMTFFAGLVMGFISVHSDYLSPYSTVHVISATASVELSSFSLSGNAFWHVLKSLPRAGFSVYSFLVILLGTLIFRHDRDTGYALTLYTLPYKKSKIFLAKLVSLLFLIVMMLYFPLFLSVFLSSATVAGHIPFILDEAFFKTLLLITLALVYVATLTAFLSMVLRGMFPTLIGSYLIVHISTSIGGGKLPPFSLFIRATEINPSLLDSSVVLHGIFLPLLLIILGVIASERRDVL